In one Mucilaginibacter sp. PAMB04168 genomic region, the following are encoded:
- a CDS encoding TldD/PmbA family protein — MNRKDFLYLTGMGMGAALLQSLPVIGSPVPHDTVLQPVDNAIKKRMADVALNAAKSKGATYGDVRLGRYLNQSISTRELRVQNITSAESYGMGIRVLANGCWGFAATDKLDNDSIAKAAAQAVSIAKENARLQSEPVQLAPQKGYGEVSWKTPIEKNAFEIPVKDKVDLLLAANNVALKAGASFINNNLFMINEQKYFASTEGSYIDQDIHRLWPSFTITKTDSKNGGFETRNSLSAPVGMGFEYLIPDEKEKIQGIFPIYKKRYDMLEDVRIGTAQLEEKLKAKPVEPGKYDLILDPTNLFLTIHESVGHPTELDRVLGYEANFAGTSFLTLDKWESKKFQFGSKMVNFVGDKTRPGSLGAVGYDDEGVKSGQWDIIKDGVLVNYQATRDQAHILGLPASQGCCYAQTWSDVQFQRMPNVSLQPGKTPLKVAELIKNTEKGLYMFGRNSYSIDQQRYNFQFSSQLCYEIKDGKILGMVKGAAYQANTQEFWNSCSAICDESDFRMGGSFFDGKGQPSQVSAVSHGCSTTKFDKVNVISTARRLG; from the coding sequence TTGAATAGAAAGGACTTTTTATACCTCACCGGTATGGGCATGGGCGCAGCATTGTTGCAGAGCCTCCCGGTTATAGGCTCGCCGGTACCTCATGATACGGTTTTACAACCGGTTGATAACGCTATCAAAAAACGCATGGCCGATGTAGCGCTTAATGCTGCTAAAAGCAAAGGTGCCACTTATGGCGATGTAAGGCTGGGCCGTTATCTAAATCAATCTATAAGCACCCGCGAACTGCGTGTGCAAAACATAACCAGTGCCGAATCATACGGTATGGGTATACGGGTGCTGGCTAACGGCTGCTGGGGCTTTGCCGCTACCGATAAACTGGATAATGACAGCATTGCCAAAGCCGCCGCACAAGCTGTGTCTATAGCTAAAGAAAACGCACGCCTGCAAAGTGAGCCGGTGCAACTTGCTCCGCAAAAAGGCTATGGTGAAGTAAGCTGGAAAACACCAATTGAAAAGAACGCTTTTGAAATACCGGTTAAGGATAAAGTTGATCTGTTACTGGCTGCCAATAATGTGGCGTTAAAAGCAGGAGCCAGCTTTATTAACAATAACCTGTTCATGATTAATGAGCAGAAATACTTTGCCTCAACCGAAGGCTCTTACATTGACCAGGATATTCACCGGTTATGGCCATCCTTTACTATCACTAAAACCGATTCTAAAAACGGTGGTTTCGAAACCCGCAACTCATTGAGCGCCCCGGTAGGTATGGGCTTTGAGTATTTGATACCCGACGAAAAAGAAAAGATACAAGGCATATTCCCGATTTATAAAAAACGGTATGACATGCTGGAGGATGTGCGTATAGGCACCGCTCAGCTGGAAGAAAAACTTAAAGCCAAACCGGTTGAACCTGGCAAGTATGACCTGATATTAGACCCCACTAATCTGTTCCTTACCATACATGAATCGGTTGGCCATCCTACCGAGCTTGACCGTGTACTGGGTTACGAGGCCAATTTTGCCGGTACCAGCTTTTTAACGCTTGATAAATGGGAATCAAAAAAATTCCAGTTTGGCAGTAAGATGGTAAACTTTGTAGGCGATAAAACACGTCCCGGTTCACTTGGTGCGGTTGGGTATGATGATGAAGGTGTGAAGAGCGGACAGTGGGATATAATAAAAGATGGCGTGCTGGTTAACTACCAGGCCACGCGCGACCAGGCGCACATATTAGGCCTGCCCGCTTCACAAGGCTGCTGTTATGCCCAAACCTGGAGCGATGTGCAGTTTCAGCGTATGCCAAATGTAAGCCTGCAACCAGGCAAAACGCCGTTGAAGGTTGCCGAACTGATAAAAAATACCGAGAAAGGCTTATACATGTTTGGCCGTAACTCCTACTCTATCGATCAGCAACGTTACAACTTTCAGTTTAGCAGCCAGCTTTGTTATGAAATTAAAGATGGCAAAATTTTAGGCATGGTTAAAGGTGCCGCCTACCAGGCCAACACCCAGGAGTTCTGGAACTCTTGCTCAGCCATTTGTGATGAAAGCGATTTCCGTATGGGCGGATCTTTCTTTGACGGTAAAGGCCAACCCTCACAGGTTAGCGCTGTATCGCATGGCTGCTCAACCACCAAATTTGATAAGGTAAATGTGATCAGTACGGCGAGGAGATTAGGGTAG